Proteins from a single region of Lysinibacillus sp. JNUCC-52:
- a CDS encoding sensor histidine kinase, whose translation MKMLLLFLRERLAWIGFFVFLIIILNILFSLDVGLVGVSIWYVNIIMLVTFSLFLIWRYIREVGQLKDFLGNVDSRLDDPHTKSLALSPFQKTYYKKIEDVFDDKDTELNNAKVQLQEYADELLAWVHEVKAPLTTINLMLDHIEDLTLRRKLEKEWLRLHLLVDQQLHQTRLASIENDNYLTEIELRTVVFKEIRAMQAWCLEKDIGFDIGELTENVMTDSKWIAFIVRQLLSNAIKYSPVKSEIFIFTEIDSSGATLLHIKDAGMGIRAEDLPRIFQKSYTGTAGRESAQSTGMGLYLAQNIAQKIGVRISVQSVVGEGSVFTLRFPLQNEYVKLTGR comes from the coding sequence ATGAAAATGCTATTATTGTTTTTAAGAGAACGGCTTGCCTGGATTGGGTTTTTCGTTTTTCTTATCATTATACTTAACATATTATTTTCTTTAGATGTAGGGTTAGTTGGTGTCTCTATTTGGTACGTCAATATTATCATGCTCGTTACTTTTTCATTATTTTTAATATGGCGTTATATAAGAGAAGTTGGCCAGTTGAAAGATTTCCTGGGAAATGTGGATAGTCGACTTGATGACCCGCATACTAAAAGTTTAGCTTTATCACCGTTTCAAAAAACGTATTATAAAAAAATTGAAGATGTCTTTGATGACAAGGATACTGAATTAAATAATGCAAAGGTGCAGCTACAGGAGTATGCCGATGAGCTTCTTGCTTGGGTACATGAGGTGAAGGCGCCACTAACAACGATTAATTTAATGTTAGACCATATTGAAGATTTAACTTTGCGTAGAAAATTAGAGAAGGAGTGGCTCAGGCTCCATCTATTGGTTGATCAGCAATTACATCAAACACGCCTGGCTTCTATAGAAAATGATAATTATTTAACAGAAATCGAGCTACGAACAGTTGTTTTTAAAGAAATCCGAGCAATGCAGGCTTGGTGTTTAGAGAAAGATATAGGTTTTGATATAGGAGAATTAACTGAAAACGTCATGACAGATAGTAAATGGATTGCATTCATTGTTAGACAACTCCTATCCAACGCCATAAAATACAGCCCTGTAAAATCCGAGATTTTTATTTTTACAGAAATTGATTCGTCGGGGGCAACATTGCTACATATTAAGGATGCAGGCATGGGTATTCGTGCAGAGGACCTACCTCGAATTTTTCAGAAATCCTATACAGGTACGGCTGGAAGAGAATCTGCACAATCAACGGGGATGGGCTTGTATTTAGCACAAAATATCGCGCAAAAAATCGGCGTCCGTATTAGCGTACAATCAGTTGTAGGGGAAGGCTCAGTATTTACGTTACGATTTCCATTACAAAATGAATATGTCAAACTAACAGGTAGATGA
- a CDS encoding ABC transporter ATP-binding protein, with protein MAVLIGRKVKKVYGKKSTAQEVLKGIDLEVNEGEFVGIMGPSGSGKTTLLNVLCSIDFATEGVIEINGQSLRGMKEKALANFRREQLGFIFQDYNLLDTLTVKENILLPLAIGKLPKAVAESRVKELTYLLGIADILNKYPNEISGGQKQRTSAARALITNPSMVFADEPTGALDSKSATALLKNLQSINETKKATIMMVTHDAVAASFCTRVLFLKDGLIYSELYKGDKTRQAFFQEIMHTQSVLGGDGYES; from the coding sequence GTGGCAGTTTTAATTGGACGTAAAGTAAAAAAAGTATATGGTAAAAAGTCAACGGCGCAAGAAGTGCTGAAAGGTATAGATTTAGAAGTAAATGAAGGTGAATTTGTTGGTATTATGGGTCCCTCGGGCTCAGGCAAGACGACACTATTAAATGTTTTATGTTCGATTGACTTTGCAACGGAAGGTGTCATTGAAATAAATGGCCAAAGTTTAAGAGGAATGAAGGAAAAGGCGTTAGCTAATTTCCGTCGTGAACAGCTCGGTTTCATATTCCAAGACTATAATTTATTGGACACATTAACAGTTAAAGAAAATATTTTATTACCATTAGCTATTGGTAAGCTACCAAAAGCTGTTGCAGAAAGCCGCGTAAAGGAGCTAACTTATCTACTCGGTATTGCAGATATTTTAAATAAATATCCGAATGAAATATCAGGAGGTCAGAAGCAAAGAACGTCGGCTGCTCGTGCGTTAATTACAAATCCGTCGATGGTATTTGCAGATGAGCCTACTGGTGCACTCGATTCAAAATCAGCAACAGCATTGCTGAAAAACTTACAAAGCATTAATGAAACGAAAAAGGCGACGATTATGATGGTTACGCATGATGCGGTAGCTGCAAGTTTCTGTACACGTGTTTTGTTTTTAAAAGATGGACTTATTTACAGTGAGTTGTATAAAGGTGATAAGACAAGACAGGCGTTTTTCCAAGAAATCATGCATACGCAAAGTGTGCTAGGCGGTGACGGTTATGAGTCTTAG